A window of the Eleutherodactylus coqui strain aEleCoq1 chromosome 8, aEleCoq1.hap1, whole genome shotgun sequence genome harbors these coding sequences:
- the LOC136577927 gene encoding chemerin-like receptor 1, which yields MEREIYENLCYMLWDIYKSPALQALSPNTTHPSAIQYSSFILSIITCIIGLPTNIIVILVTGFLMKKNKYKIWFLNLALADFTFLLFLPLYATSVLRGWSYGSIMCKIYHFLTFLNMYCSIYILIALNIDRTLSVAKPIWHQRFHSRRFCWCVCVVIWVSSAICSTPAIIHSDVYEDELCTLSYYDYTHIAKSFNFAEVKIQTQDLFPLEDCKYDSDEELESDPKVWREEKLTAVRLVVPFAVVGYIIPLCVILFSNIIIALHVKNSRMVATSRLYRVVIVTIMSFFCSKTPYVLAFITYLVSVYTVKFTLMYKLSIALPLLFSIAATNSLLNPLVYVLVGKEVRSEIITFFRKKKIQHTSELGTG from the coding sequence ATGGAACGAGAAATATATGAAAACCTGTGTTATATGTTGTGGGACATATACAAATCCCCAGCACTACAAGCATTATCTCCTAACACAACCCACCCAAGTGCCATCCAGTACTCCAGCTTTATACTGTCCATCATCACTTGTATCATCGGATTGCCCACCAACATTATTGTCATCCTCGTCACTGGATTCTTAATGAAGAAGAACAAATATAAAATCTGGTTCCTGAACTTGGCTctagcagatttcacctttctTTTGTTTCTACCGCTTTATGCCACGTCTGTATTAAGAGGATGGTCATATGGATCCATCATGTGCAAAATCTACCATTTTCTTACCTTTCTTAATATGTATTGCAGTATTTACATCCTCATAGCACTAAATATTGATCGTACCTTGTCTGTAGCTAAACCAATATGGCATCAGAGGTTTCATTCTCGGAGGTTttgttggtgtgtgtgtgtagtcaTCTGGGTATCATCGGCCATATGTAGCACTCCAGCCATCATCCACAGTGATGTATATGAAGATGAACTATGCACTCTATCTTATTATGACTATACTCATATTGCAAAGAGTTTTAATTTTGCTGAAGTAAAAATTCAGACCCAAGATTTGTTCCCACTGGAAGATTGCAAATACGACTCAGACGAGGAGTTAGAGTCAGACCCAAAAGTGTGGAGAGAAGAGAAACTGACTGCAGTGCGCCTTGTAGTTCCATTTGCAGTTGTTGGTTACATTATCCCGCTATGTGTTATCCTGTTCTCCAATATTATCATCGCTCTACATGTGAAGAATTCTAGGATGGTGGCAACATCCAGACTGTACCGAGTGGTGATTGTCACCATTATGAGCTTCTTCTGTAGTAAGACGCCATATGTTTTAGCATTTATCACTTACTTGGTGTCTGTTTACACGGTAAAGTTCACTTTGATGTATAAGCTCTCTATTGCTCTGCCGCTGTTATTCAGCATTGCTGCTACTAACAGTCTCCTAAATCCACTGGTGTATGTTCTAGTAGGGAAGGAAGTGAGGAGTgaaattattacattttttaggaAGAAGAAAATACAGCACACATCTGAGTTGGGAACAGGATGA